A stretch of DNA from Nymphalis io chromosome 22, ilAglIoxx1.1, whole genome shotgun sequence:
taatttattaatagctcCTAAGTTGAATAGTTGCTGTTGaaccaaatttaaaatagtaggtaaataattaatttgatttggaCTTAATTCAACCCCAGGATCAATAGAAAGTACCAACTCTTGGTTAggtaataaaactaaatgtacACCACTGGGTATAAGAGTTTGTACATCTGCATTTACTCCGTAGCTGAACATTAGTGGTTTTACAGTTTCAACTAAATGAGTAACGTCAATCATGCTTGTTTTACTTAATGGATGTAATGAGcaaagtaatattttgtttttgcctAAGCATATGGGTTTTGACGATTTTGCTTTCGAGTTTTTATGTAGAACAATGACTTTACCACCATTGTCAGTTGGTAAATTGTCTATATCTATACATGACACGACTGGCGCCACTGGTTGGTGATTTGTTGCTGCACGAACGTTTGTTTTACACTTTGGTCCATTATTTATTGGCTTATCTTTACTTGTAGTTGCATTTTCTAACTGTAGTTCTGGAGTATAATTTTTTGCACAACTTTCGACCTCATTATTAAGATGTGACTTTTCTCTTATCCTAATATCAGAGGTTAGCGCGTTATGTGGGGcagaatcaaaattatttttcgtaTATGTAAATGTCTGCGTCGAATTATTGCTATGTCCTTTGTTATTGAGGGATACGTCGCTAATAACAGCCTGAATAACATGAAGAGAATTAACAACACTTGAGTTGTTGACATTAGCTGCATACCTTTCTTCAAAATCTTTATCGAAATCTGTATTAACACCAATATCGactttattgattattttactataatttttgcctatattttttgttattttttctggACTTTCTTTTGTCGTTTTTAATGGTTTTCGAGGCTCATGTAAGTTTTTGGCGTTATGATCACTCTCATCATCTGAAACTAGGTCACAGAATGAAGTCACATTTACAGATTGTTTTTGTCGCCTTCGCAGTAATTGGTCAGTGTAGAGAATGTTACAACagcaaatacattttattcgtGGGCACATGTGACGTCTCACACGTTGAGTTTTATTTTGCCAAAATAACATCTTTTCGCGTGCCCAACAGCAATGATTGTTTTGACgttttgtaacttttttcttttttttaacaacgtcATTTTTCTCGATCTGACGATCTGAGTTATTCTTCTTCGTTACGCAATTTCTTATCGTTTCCGTGGTAATATCACATTGGTGAATAATATCACTTTGGATTGTTGCTGACTTTTGTTGTTGATGATGCTCTTCGATGACTTTAAGTgagttttcattattttctggTTGTGGTTTTTCAACACTTACATTTAAATCATTGCAAgcagtttgttttattaaagctCCTGGtcctatacattttttttctaatctataatatttttttctatttgctATATTCTGTCTTTTTGTGAAATTATAATGGTTTCCGTTACACACGCTTATTATTCTTTCCACTGTATCTGGTGCCAACAGACGGTCATCCGATTTAAAAGTACGATTTGTAGGGGCATTTCTTGAATTCCAAGACACAGAGACTTTTCCTAATTTGTAATTATGattgattattttctttattttattaccaattCTCATATTTGGGTTATAACCTATTTTTACATTGTTTGATTCACTTCGGTTATCATTACGTAACATTTCTGTTTCCTCAATAATGGTGTCAATAGTGGTGTCGCTATtactaaaatcattattttttaattcaggcGTAACAACAATAGtcgtattttcatttatattatttagatttttcgCGATGTCATTGTTATCAACATCATTGACGGTTAAGAGACTCGGTTCAATCGTTTTATTTCTCTGAACTATTGAAACTGGTGGATTGGTTACGTTTACAGCTTGAAGTGGTGTCACTTCTGCAATTAGTAATCTTTCGTTTTTACGACGTATTTGATCTAATTCAGGAAGATTAATGACTTTATTTCTTTCCACAGTACACACTTCCGGAATAAATTCGTTTTTTGTTATTCGGTTTAATTTTGATGTAAGTTGATTATCTATCGAATCTTGGACGTTAAAATTTAGACTCTGACCCGGTAACTCTGATGGTAGAACAGTTTTTTctacagtatttattatttctgaacTTTTGGCTTCcaagaaaaaacatttttctaaatataaagaattattaacaAGTTTCGCCTCAAATGCTTTATGAACATCGATAGTCAAAGGTTTACACATTTTAAGTAATTGTCTATTACGTTGCGAACTAAAAAACCCGGCTGTCAATCTTTTCAATCGCGTATTGAAGTCTGGATTTTTGCATAGCTGTATTGGATTATATGTTACACCTCTCGGCTTTCGAAACAACCAGCTAGTAGATTTTACCAATTCATATTCATTTTCTGTGCTACATTCCGACACATCCTCccttattacattaatttctgGCACGTCACGGCTTTCTTTAGTAATTGTATCCATTTTGACTGATTTTTTATCAACTGGTTTGCTTTCAACAGCAGCGTTTTCTATAACACGTCTATCTTTCACCGTCGTATAATCAATAAATCGAAACACATCCATAAGGTCAAGTTTCGTTGTATAAACTACCGGATTAAGTAGAAGTTTAAGGTCAATTTTAGGAGTTTCGTTTTCATCGTTGTTCGTTGAAATATAATCAGCTGCTTCAAGGCTTACCTTTAGATCTGAAATAAAATCATCATCAGTAATCAGCAAAATTGAAAATGTTTGTAATACAATGTGTAAGAAAACCTGTCCAACCCGAAAGGGCATATAGTTAGGTTACAGACATTACTtagataaaaatcaaatattaattaatataaaaatattattgtatattaaaatgcacGTTTTTGTGCCCTAATTCCTCAACAACGAGGAATTTTTGAAAGGCGACAGCATCGTCAGGCGGCACCTTTGAGTGACTTTGAAATACCGCTGGCACGTGTAAGAGCGTGCTCACACTAAGCTCAGCGACTCACGGTGCGGAATTTTGTCTGCcgactaaaataaaaagagCCACAGATCACCCATCTCTCTCAGTAAGCGGTCTGAGCCACTCGGACACTAAcgcgtaatttatttatttaataaccttttcaataattcattatatttatacaagttGTTTAAAACTTACTAGAATTTACCTAGACCTTGCAAtaagttactttatttattttattactttttattcacACAAATTTTCCGATGGTCGTTTCGTAGCTGTGCTTGTATTTCGCGATATGTCGTTTTCTAATCAAGAgtatttcaatgttttaatgTGTCTGGTTAGGAGTGACTCTTGACCAAATTCAACAAATGATCAAATCGGACACAAACGACCTCAACTCGACACATCAAAAAATCTCTTTTCAAAGctgcaaaaaaaatatcagtttcTTACTACTGTAACCAAACGATTAACAACAGGTGATCAACTGAGGTCATGACCTCATGACCTAACCTTCTCGCTAACCGATAGCACCTAGCGAATACCTAGCGAGCACTGTCGCCCGTGCCTGTGTTATCATGTGATTTtcgtcatttaattaaattacattttcattttattacgtgtaattttttaattcttattttaaaaatgattacataaATAGAACCGGCTCAAGATACGTAATGACCACGTCACGGGTCGGACAGGGTTTTATTTACActggatatattatttaacataaagttAAATCAAATGTCCGTccaaaaaagttaattttgttaTGGACATTATTTCTGATACCTGTGTGTTCTTCTTCATCTATATATTCAATTCCATCGTCTTCTAGTTCAAGGCCGTCTATTAAATGCAAATCGTGTGAGACGTCATTGTATAAAGTCGATTGTTGTATCAGTTTAGGGTCTACCGCAATTTCTTCGTCTTCAGATTTATCTTCTATTGTGATATCTATACTTGATTGTTCAAAATTACTCGTAGGCGATGTTACGGTATAAGATTTAATTCGAGAAACTTCATCAGCAATCTTATCTAAGGTATtgttaatttcgtttgtagttTCACAATTTCCATCGTCGGTTTCTAGTATTCGAGCTGTACTtgttatacttgtaattttgggCATCACGATTTCAAAATCATCCCCCTTTACTTGTTGGGTAATTATATCGTCGTCATCGACAATTAGATCAATTTTATCTTCTACATGATCGCTAAACTCCTCATCATAGTTGCTTTGATCAACATCAATAACGTCAGAAGTATGTGGTACTACATTTTCGTTTGATTCTAGTGGTATATGCGTTGATTCGAGTTTGTTAACTTCGTCTTCGTCACATATTGATTCTGTTTTGACTACATTCAAACTGTCATTACTGTCTGCGGCATTGGGGTCTACACTACCATGCTCTTCATTTAgactttcattatttttaacatttaaatcttTCGCGTCTTCATCAGAGTCTACTCGTAAGTCAATTGTTTCAACATGAGGTTCTATTAGTAAAATATCTGGTTCATTTgctgaaataaatacatttttttttaattatattattattaattaaacaaatcgaTTGGATATGAATTGTTTACCTGTTTTCTGCGAATTTTTCTTCTTTGACAGAAGTAGACGTTCCTGAAATAttcaatagatatataattaaatgttcaaatgaaataatatcgACATTTCTAGTAATGATACCAATTACTTACAAAATCGTTTAGTAAGGAAACTTTCTTATCATCTATTAGCTGCTGCCAAGTTGGAAATGGATCTGTGACAATTGGCAggaatctaaaataaaatttatattcatgacATTATTATGCTTTGTAttccttattttatatactagaaatatatacttatttcttaaatttgtattcgaaaaataagtaaattaaattttataaaatgtatttttcgaAACATAATGAATGCATTTTTCTCATGACCCCATAATGTTAATAAACATCACTAACAATTACCCAGACTTCAAGATATATTTTGGGTCAAGTACTAACGTTTCTATTCAAACACTATTTTTCTCTCTGTcataattaatttgacatttaaaaaaagagagagaaagagaaaaaacatttacatatgAAGCCGAAAGAGTCCACGATAACATCGCTAAGCTGGCATTTAAAAAATTCTTCCCATATTGACAGTAGTGGACTTACGCTTTAACGATTTCCACGTCCAAATCATTTGGCTTATATTTCTCGGCTCGTTCCAAATTTCTCTCAGCACCACGATATTCAAACCAGAATTTGTAGAATTTGGATCGAACTAATTGCTTCAATTGATACCAACGACGTTGTAGTAACATTTGGGAACATTTGCGCCCTCTagaatttatcaatttatatttagagaATGATATATTTTCTTACTGTCGAAATCGAATCTTAgcgaaacaaaatttaaattaggaaATTATCGTTGCGAAACGGTTGCTTCCAATCTTATACATGATCGCTAAACTCACTCATACGTGCACATATGTGCATACGCATATTAATCAAACGATTCgtcatgaaataattaaaattataaccacACTACCACAGATACAATTATCCACATATAGGCTCTACCAACTACAGGAGGTACGACCAAATAAACAACTCTGTCATTTAATTGACACGACGCCATTGGTTAAGATCTGGAATAATCttcagaaaaataatataactaaccgttatattatttttctttttctgtaatatatataaatgtcaaattaattttacttccaacgTTCCGATAACGACTTCGTTGACACTCGATacgccatatatatatatatatatatatatatatatatatatatatatatggcgtagtttttgtgaatatatatatatatatatatatatatatatatatatatatatatatatatattcacaaaaaCTGGCGAAGTCGTTATCGGAAcgttggaagtaaaattaaagtgaatatacataagtagtttacaataataatcaagaactgtttgcgGTGCATAATATAGCTAAGCTATTGGCGAATCGCAtggtatataaaaatctaagttttgtttttatgtacttaatcttcgattggaataaattatatgtacttatcgaataaaaatatcgactcACCGACTATTATATTCTTTGGTTAAATCATTCCACGCTTTTGTTAGCTGGTCGCCGACCAAATACTCAATTTTATACTTCATTACCAATTGGAAAAGATCTTCAAGGATCTGTGGATCCTTTTtgacattttgattttttacgtcctttaagaaaaataaagttgTTATTTTCATATCAGGATGGAATATGAATAATCTGATCATTTTAATTTGCATTACACAAACAACGCCATCATAAGAAATActtaaaagtataaagtatacccgttattatataataaatacaataaagggTAAAGTGACAAGacattattaatgtttgttaattGTGTAGCCATTAACTAATAAACAGGCATATAATATAAGGGACAGAAGTTTTTATCAGGCAATCTATCAATTAATATTCTTACTTACAACTACAATTAAAAAGACACCAAGTCTATCTATTACAGTGTTGCCAATCGTACGATTTAAATCGTATACATACAAATTTTTGGAGATGATACGATGTGGATTCataataaaccaaaaaaataatataaagtttagtTCGTCCtgtcgatttaaaaaaagaaactgtTCTGTATcagtatacatttatatttttactagtcTTAAGAACAgatttgtgtatttaaaaaaaatgttcataaacAATTTTCATACGCTTGTTTGTACGAGTAGACAATTATTTCAATGCGTATCTTTTTTGTAGAGTTTTCAACaaaatgctatttttatattatatatatatatgaccagCCCAGGATTTATGCCTAGACCTACAAACCACGGGCGGTGCCTTAAGGGCCAAGCCAAAggtaatatacttaatttaattctaaacgCTTCGGAAATGGGAGGTCTCGAATGTCCCAAAAGTACGATCCCCTAAAATAGTTGGCATCGATGATTTATTAGACTCTGTTACCTGTCCGATGACGTCAACATCTTCATGCACTAAAGTCAGATCAAACAAAAGCCAGTCGGTCACGGACAGCTGTGCAATTTTCGTTACATTTTCATTACGATCATTTGCATCGAATAGTCTCTTCAATTTCTTTATTGTCAATGCTCGCATGCGCGTCCTGAGGGGAAGAAAATATGAATGCATAGtaataagaaataacaaaaatttaactaattaatgttatgttaatataggtataataatataataataatacatgaaaCGAAAAGCgttgattttaaaattgtatcaaaTTATACGTTACCGATTTTGAATGCTGTATTATTTCTATGgtcgatatatattttactaataaatttaattggtagtagagcttagtgcaagcccgtcttggtaggtaccatccactcattatatattctactacAAGCAGCAATAACTAGTAATGTACATAACATTCATCCGGTTTCATggccattaaaattttattagactAAAATCgattacacatattatatattgaacttaaaagttttcaatttaatatattttcgaacGTGTTCGCGTGTTTTCAATGTAGTTCCTTACCAAAGTAATTTACAATCACAGGATGTTTCCTTCTTCAGTACCTCCCATATCTCCGCCTCGGGTTTCTTCTCCTCCAACATCAACCTCGCTATCGCCCTTATCATTCGCCTTTTGAATTTatctaattcattaaatttaacgtGTTGATTTCCATCATCGGTTACATTTTTAGGTTTTGTATCATTTATCTGTTCTACGATTAGTGGATTGTTGTCCTTTGTTGTTCTTAATTGTTGTTGTTGGATATCGCGTTCTGGATTAGAAGGCATTTGTATTTCTACTTCGATACTCTTAGTGTCCATTCTATCGGTTACAGGTTTACTATGTGAGTACATCTCACCTAGTACTATTCTAGTTTCCAGAAATGTTCTTTGCTTGCAAAAATTGATCTTAGAGCGTCCATGTTCATAGGTTACCCCCGCAACTATGGAATAAAAAGAAACTCGATtaacatgtttttataatttaactaattttactgACTAGTAAAATGAAACTTACTTAAagctatagttatattttactgtttcttttttaaaattatgaaaacaaatgaaattcacaaattttactggtggtagagctttctgtaagctcgtctgggtaggtaccacccactcatcagatattctaccgcaaaacagcagtaactggtactgttgtgttccggtttgaagggtgagtgagcctgtgtaattacaggcacatgggacatgacatcttagtaaccaagtttggtggcgcattggtgatgtaagcgatggttaacatttcttataatgccaatgtctaagggcgttggagaccactcaccatcaggtggcctaaatgttcgtccaccttcctaatctataaaaaaaagtattcttatgaattatttacattaaggttttaagtaaatatattcaaatacaaaaaatataatagctaCTGATATAATCATGGCCGCCTATAATGGTAGCAGCATTTCCACTTTGAATCGCAATCCGATTGTCTCTCTTTACATTACTTAacataatagatatattattatactgttaTTAATCTTGATGAGCTGAATGCAGGTTGTACCTATTAATCTTGTCCTAAGGTCACGAGCCTCTTATTTCGTTATTTGGTTTGAAAAAATACACAACTATTAAAAAGTCCACATCAATGATTTCAAAATAGGTCAAACAATAGATACTTTTTCGTGACGTTGAGATAAGAAgatagattaatatatatagggGTATACGAGAGTCGCTAAGCTTCCTGATGCCTGAGCTGATGATATATCGAGCCCTAAACATGAACGAATCATAGATCCTAtacaaatagattttttaaacaGTTAAAGAGGCTCatcatcatataataaatagagatatataattgaaatggcTGACACGTGCTGACAAATGGTTGGGGACGTGGTAATTGAaaagaaagaaattttatatttatataaaggaaaAATGAAGTAATTTATTACTATGCTTGTGCTGAATGTTATATAGAAGAATTATAGCATTAAGCTCAAACGTTATCGTTATCTATTTAAGCACATGACCACCAGCTTGACGGGAATGACCTTAgacatctaattttttttttatttcaaatatttgactaaataaataatcaatcaatatacaggttaaaaatatttaagctgtataattgttttaaatacttttattcacTTGGAAATgcttgtttgtatatttaaaatcttacaAACTAAATTAGTACCTCTACCACATACATATAGGTTATGTTCCCAAGAAAGTTTTCCGTTGAGCATGACCTGgttgtataaataaacatcaagCCGGAAAAACTCGCGACAAACTTCTATACCATATATAGTTgtattcaataacaaaaatattggttttatttaccTCAAAGTTTATTAACTCTTTTTcagaacatttaattaaatgcttgttttaaaagccgagatggtcaaTTAACTCTTTTTcagaacatttaattaaatgcttgttttaaaagccgagatggtcatgtgtattctaccaacccgcattgaagcaccgtggtggaataagctccaaaaccttgtcctcaaaagggagaggaggccttagcccagcagtgggacattaacaggctgttactgtactgttgttttaatttttttaatagtcatttattattaattatgtaacagTAGCAAAATCATTCAGCCTAGCAATGTgctccaataataataattgttattttttttaatagaagtttattattatgcaatatttaataaagagcCATTCATACAAGTAGACACTAGGGGGAAAGATGGCTTAATAAATGATAGGATGTGACGAGAGAAGCGACAAGGAGGGGCAGGAACTTAAAATCAATAAAcgtcaatttataaaaacaaataaaaacatccaGTATACACAAAAGTACGAATTGTGTGATATCATAACAAAGGACCCGTGTTTGCGAGAAAGAGTCAATTGTATCTTATATCTCCTTACGTCATTTAATTCAGAAACGTCGGCAACCTTTTAAATTTTTCGCGCGTAAAAATAACGCTTTAATATTCCATGACTTCAAAAGTTGAGAGCAACTGACGTAGTAACAATTGgaaattaaatacttactttAAACACCGCACGCCGCGTGttttaagcgtttttttttaaatatctcgtaataATTCCCGCAATAAATCAAAATCACAAAACCGAAATAAAAAACCCGCCTAGTATATAGTAACTATAAGTAATTTTGATTCTAATGTAATTTGTTAAAACTTAActacaacgccatctatcggaTTCTGTCGTAGCTATAAAGTAAAAGCCATCCCTcgacaaaacaaatataattaaagctaCAGATTAAATAGAATCAATTGTCaacagaacatttttttaaaatttatcatggaattataatatcttatatgaATCCGTTTATATGATTTTCACGAAACACGATATTTATATCACAATAACTACAATACTCTTAACTCTTGAGATATGACGGATTTTTTAATCTAGCCATCTAAACCGGATATATCCGGtattcatatacataattaaaatcctGTAACCATCAGTACTTGCGTATTATTGTCATTATATATTGATTACTAGCCGTTCTGCGCGGTTACGGTCAAACGTTATTGCGCCGTGCCCGTGAACCGAGCGTGATGTTACTCGTAAATATGATCCACTAGTTTTTGTCCACCTCACACGCGTGCGAGGTggcacgtgttttttttttttttttgatggaataggaaggtggacgagcatatgggccacctgatggtaagtggtcaccaaacgcccttagacattggcattgtaagaaatgtcaaccatcgcttatagtcaatgcgctaccaaccttgggaactaagattttatgtcccttgtgcctgtaattacactggctcactcacccttcaaaccggaacacaacaatatcaagtattgctgttttgcggtagaatatctgatgagtgggtggtacctacccagacgagcttgcacaaagccctaccaccagtaaaggttAGGTatctttgtccttttctgtacaccCGATGAGgtgtatacaaaattgtatatttttattgtataattgtgaaagcgtaacaaacaaacaaatacacaaAGTCATTtcaggatgatgatgatgatggatTAAGCCGCGACTGGATGATGATGAGCATTTTTAGTTCACGGTGTGCTTTCAAATCTTCATGTTGTTGAGatattaaagcattttttattaattaaattttatttttcaaaatcacCGGATATTccaaacaaaaacataatataagtaaCGAAAACCTTTATCATTAAATGGACTGTCTAACGCAAAAATATTCTTTCGAATCTGACTGTTAGATATTGAGATGAGCGCGATCAAACCGACAaagtataactttatatattcgcagagattttgttaataatgtgtgtgtgtgtgtgtgtgtgtgtgtgtgtgtgtgtgtgtgtgtgtgtgggtgtgtgtgtgtgtgcgtgtgtgtgtgtctgt
This window harbors:
- the LOC126777338 gene encoding uncharacterized protein LOC126777338 produces the protein MYSHSKPVTDRMDTKSIEVEIQMPSNPERDIQQQQLRTTKDNNPLIVEQINDTKPKNVTDDGNQHVKFNELDKFKRRMIRAIARLMLEEKKPEAEIWEVLKKETSCDCKLLWTRMRALTIKKLKRLFDANDRNENVTKIAQLSVTDWLLFDLTLVHEDVDVIGQDVKNQNVKKDPQILEDLFQLVMKYKIEYLVGDQLTKAWNDLTKEYNSRGRKCSQMLLQRRWYQLKQLVRSKFYKFWFEYRGAERNLERAEKYKPNDLDVEIVKAFLPIVTDPFPTWQQLIDDKKVSLLNDFERLLLSKKKNSQKTANEPDILLIEPHVETIDLRVDSDEDAKDLNVKNNESLNEEHGSVDPNAADSNDSLNVVKTESICDEDEVNKLESTHIPLESNENVVPHTSDVIDVDQSNYDEEFSDHVEDKIDLIVDDDDIITQQVKGDDFEIVMPKITSITSTARILETDDGNCETTNEINNTLDKIADEVSRIKSYTVTSPTSNFEQSSIDITIEDKSEDEEIAVDPKLIQQSTLYNDVSHDLHLIDGLELEDDGIEYIDEEEHTDLKVSLEAADYISTNNDENETPKIDLKLLLNPVVYTTKLDLMDVFRFIDYTTVKDRRVIENAAVESKPVDKKSVKMDTITKESRDVPEINVIREDVSECSTENEYELVKSTSWLFRKPRGVTYNPIQLCKNPDFNTRLKRLTAGFFSSQRNRQLLKMCKPLTIDVHKAFEAKLVNNSLYLEKCFFLEAKSSEIINTVEKTVLPSELPGQSLNFNVQDSIDNQLTSKLNRITKNEFIPEVCTVERNKVINLPELDQIRRKNERLLIAEVTPLQAVNVTNPPVSIVQRNKTIEPSLLTVNDVDNNDIAKNLNNINENTTIVVTPELKNNDFSNSDTTIDTIIEETEMLRNDNRSESNNVKIGYNPNMRIGNKIKKIINHNYKLGKVSVSWNSRNAPTNRTFKSDDRLLAPDTVERIISVCNGNHYNFTKRQNIANRKKYYRLEKKCIGPGALIKQTACNDLNVSVEKPQPENNENSLKVIEEHHQQQKSATIQSDIIHQCDITTETIRNCVTKKNNSDRQIEKNDVVKKKKKVTKRQNNHCCWAREKMLFWQNKTQRVRRHMCPRIKCICCCNILYTDQLLRRRQKQSVNVTSFCDLVSDDESDHNAKNLHEPRKPLKTTKESPEKITKNIGKNYSKIINKVDIGVNTDFDKDFEERYAANVNNSSVVNSLHVIQAVISDVSLNNKGHSNNSTQTFTYTKNNFDSAPHNALTSDIRIREKSHLNNEVESCAKNYTPELQLENATTSKDKPINNGPKCKTNVRAATNHQPVAPVVSCIDIDNLPTDNGGKVIVLHKNSKAKSSKPICLGKNKILLCSLHPLSKTSMIDVTHLVETVKPLMFSYGVNADVQTLIPSGVHLVLLPNQELVLSIDPGVELSPNQINYLPTILNLVQQQLFNLGAINKLPKAYTIGDIIHLSDDETGNYTSQDESYDDNTNLKKKEEIRPSNNLKSSNPENDISFIEEAVSCADKHPSDDSSSNMASSETLSVSLIKEFVNNNKNIPKIDASSTESSKEDKQQHTLSNDSNVLIEKDVVSDDSKKEDLKDTANMPKKTIISDLMAMSGISLEDTAVTNIENSINQIPPQPKPIPILPKPSKEPDNLYTNKDDEMNNKIYNNPFVKAALTKCPELFIVYSFEDLKYAYENNGQFYKMNIDNGIIVPISVSIKKQMTTKNLKQVKSVIDLTGEDNNDTSGAETRSEESSIQTFIERDLLKSGVKPIKLFKSIHPSILRHNFKTLSMRRYSGDSKKQTKKVTKAVKSKRKNEINIIDLKSRQSKKLVQEVDKINIDSESDDEPLALKAKRIRRTSVNISENIDNAKSHNENCQREVQALNQQEHNCDEATSHSVPILVEDHVSSHLPIIFQSNNDESSGEDCILGV